Proteins encoded within one genomic window of Gammaproteobacteria bacterium:
- a CDS encoding molybdopterin-dependent oxidoreductase, with product MKLSVLLWGIPQAMRAAAKLYPEYAARLKERNLVAQFRLRDKPVGRWIQLENGRIRTRSGIHPKPDLDIHFKNQAIAESFLTPPVDLLERIDAAKNFKIGLEGPDDLAVWFMATLARLESVTWTAGTDMGDGVTRYTNGTNGGPLFVYVKDGKILRTTPMDFEDSDAPSWSIHARGRSFTPPRKATIASHAQCQKSMVYSKNRILHPMKRVDFDPDGNRNIQNRGKSKFVRISWDEALDIVSKEIKRAKAVGPGAICVSNGSHHQWGNLGHYLSAFNRFWNLIGVTKLVHNPDSWEGWYWGAMHHWGNSLRLGCPEFYGTVEDCLKEAEMMVFWSSDPDANYGFEGMQRRAWAKELGIKMVHVDPFYNHTAAHLGGKWISLKPGTDAALAQSLCHVWITEGLYDRDFVEKRTTGFDEWKAYILGETDGIPKTPEWQEKETGVPAREARALAREWGTKKTYLGVGAWGVGVGGACRGPMGMQWARMMAILGAMQGFGRPGSNFGNLQYGTPLDYNFYFPGYAEGSFSGDLQYSANAANNYQRMPHIVTMSSVRQAIPRMWLPEAITEGKVMGYLTDVASVQGQFFPFGYPSPGHVRVEMLYKYGSASFGTMVNANRWVRMYQHESLKFVVNQSVWWEGETPYADVILPACTVFEKWDIGEWYNVGAGYVHHMYTMNNHRVISLQHKCIEPLGESKSDYDIFLAISERLNLGAVYSEGGTTELDWCKRAFDSSDMAKHISWRQFLKKGYYVVPADPETARAPVANRWFYEGRKKDVPEPYPLPSDYRGNFLEGLQTPSGKFEFVASTLKRIDDPDRPPLNQYMPVYEDPKRDKDLADFPLQLLTPHSRYPFHVMGDDEGSSLRDIREHRVLVDGHYYLVARMNRQDAEARGIADDDLIRLWNHRGSVVCAAQLTDRLHPGVVSAATASAEYRPMGEPGRSTDLGGCVNLLNPSKSISRKAHGIKPNTTLIQIEKWTGVDTWKPAEAANG from the coding sequence ATGAAGCTGTCAGTGCTGCTGTGGGGCATTCCGCAGGCCATGCGCGCCGCCGCGAAGCTGTACCCCGAGTACGCCGCACGGCTGAAGGAACGCAACCTGGTCGCCCAGTTCCGGCTGCGGGACAAGCCGGTGGGCCGCTGGATCCAGCTCGAGAACGGCCGCATCCGCACCCGCTCCGGCATCCACCCGAAGCCGGACCTCGACATCCACTTCAAGAACCAGGCAATCGCGGAAAGCTTCCTGACTCCACCGGTGGACCTGCTCGAGCGCATCGACGCAGCGAAGAATTTCAAGATCGGGCTCGAGGGGCCCGACGACCTGGCGGTCTGGTTCATGGCGACCCTCGCCCGCCTGGAATCGGTGACCTGGACGGCCGGCACCGACATGGGCGACGGCGTCACGCGCTACACCAACGGCACCAACGGCGGGCCGCTGTTCGTCTACGTCAAGGACGGCAAGATCCTGCGCACCACGCCCATGGACTTCGAGGACAGCGACGCGCCATCCTGGTCCATCCATGCCCGGGGCCGGAGCTTCACCCCGCCGCGCAAGGCGACCATTGCCTCGCACGCCCAGTGCCAGAAGTCGATGGTCTACTCGAAGAATCGCATTCTGCATCCCATGAAACGGGTGGACTTCGACCCGGATGGCAACCGCAACATCCAGAACCGCGGCAAGTCGAAGTTCGTGCGCATCAGCTGGGACGAGGCGCTCGACATCGTCAGCAAGGAGATCAAGCGCGCCAAGGCGGTGGGCCCCGGTGCCATCTGCGTCTCCAACGGCTCGCACCACCAGTGGGGCAACCTCGGCCACTACCTTTCGGCGTTCAACCGCTTCTGGAACCTGATCGGCGTCACCAAGCTCGTGCACAACCCCGACAGCTGGGAAGGCTGGTACTGGGGCGCCATGCACCACTGGGGCAACAGCCTGCGCCTGGGCTGCCCGGAGTTCTACGGCACCGTCGAGGACTGCCTCAAGGAAGCCGAGATGATGGTGTTCTGGTCCAGTGACCCGGACGCCAACTACGGCTTCGAAGGCATGCAGCGCCGCGCCTGGGCCAAGGAACTCGGCATCAAGATGGTGCACGTGGATCCCTTCTACAACCACACGGCGGCCCACCTCGGCGGCAAGTGGATCTCGCTGAAGCCGGGCACCGATGCCGCCCTCGCCCAGTCACTGTGCCATGTGTGGATCACGGAAGGCCTGTACGACAGGGATTTCGTCGAGAAGCGCACCACGGGCTTCGACGAGTGGAAGGCCTATATCCTCGGCGAAACCGACGGCATCCCGAAGACGCCGGAGTGGCAGGAAAAGGAGACCGGCGTGCCGGCACGCGAGGCGCGCGCCCTGGCCCGCGAATGGGGCACGAAGAAAACCTACCTCGGTGTCGGCGCCTGGGGCGTGGGCGTGGGCGGCGCCTGCCGCGGCCCGATGGGCATGCAGTGGGCACGGATGATGGCCATCCTCGGTGCCATGCAGGGTTTCGGCCGGCCCGGTTCCAATTTCGGCAACCTGCAGTATGGCACCCCGCTCGACTACAACTTCTACTTCCCCGGCTACGCCGAGGGCAGCTTCTCCGGCGACCTGCAGTACAGCGCCAATGCCGCCAACAATTACCAGCGCATGCCGCACATCGTCACCATGAGCTCGGTACGCCAGGCCATTCCGCGCATGTGGCTGCCCGAGGCGATCACCGAGGGCAAGGTCATGGGCTATCTGACCGATGTCGCCTCGGTGCAGGGCCAGTTCTTCCCCTTCGGCTATCCCTCTCCGGGACACGTCCGCGTGGAGATGCTCTACAAGTACGGCAGCGCCTCCTTCGGCACCATGGTCAATGCCAACCGCTGGGTACGGATGTACCAGCACGAGAGCCTGAAGTTCGTCGTCAACCAGTCGGTGTGGTGGGAGGGCGAGACGCCCTATGCAGACGTGATCCTCCCCGCCTGCACGGTCTTCGAGAAGTGGGACATCGGCGAGTGGTACAACGTCGGTGCCGGCTACGTGCACCACATGTACACGATGAACAACCACCGGGTGATATCGCTGCAGCACAAGTGCATCGAGCCGCTGGGCGAATCGAAGTCGGACTACGATATCTTCCTGGCCATCTCAGAACGCCTGAACCTCGGCGCGGTGTATTCGGAGGGTGGCACCACGGAGCTCGACTGGTGCAAGCGCGCCTTCGATTCCTCGGACATGGCCAAACACATCAGCTGGCGGCAGTTCCTGAAGAAGGGCTACTACGTGGTACCGGCCGACCCCGAGACGGCACGGGCCCCGGTTGCCAACCGCTGGTTCTACGAGGGCCGCAAGAAGGATGTACCGGAACCCTATCCGCTGCCGTCCGACTATCGCGGCAATTTCCTCGAGGGACTGCAGACACCGTCCGGCAAGTTCGAATTTGTTGCCTCGACGCTCAAGCGCATCGACGACCCGGACCGTCCGCCACTCAACCAGTACATGCCCGTGTACGAGGACCCGAAGCGGGACAAGGACCTGGCAGACTTCCCGCTGCAGCTGCTGACCCCTCACTCACGCTATCCCTTCCACGTCATGGGCGACGATGAGGGCAGCAGCCTGCGCGACATCCGCGAGCACCGCGTGCTGGTGGATGGCCACTACTACCTGGTGGCTCGCATGAACCGCCAGGATGCCGAGGCGCGGGGCATCGCGGACGATGACCTGATCCGGCTGTGGAACCACCGTGGCTCGGTGGTGTGCGCGGCCCAGCTGACCGACCGGCTGCATCCGGGCGTGGTCAGTGCCGCGACGGCATCGGCCGAGTACCGGCCGATGGGCGAGCCCGGCAGGTCCACCGACCTCGGTGGCTGCGTCAACCTGCTCAACCCCAGCAAGTCCATCAGCCGGAAGGCGCACGGCATCAAGCCCAATACGACCCTGATCCAGATCGAGAAATGGACCGGCGTGGATACCTGGAAGCCCGCGGAGGCCGCCAATGGCTAG
- a CDS encoding SDR family oxidoreductase, translating into MHIVKRLLKIIGGLVLLLVLAVGGLALTVRARQPATVLELAPAAAQARDPRPVLVFGASGGLGVELAKALRARGQPVTAAVRASSDRSALVPLGVSFVVADALDASSVAAALRSADYQAVISTIGCLRCEPSPDFLGNRNIIDATRAAGVRRMILVTTIGAGDSYPAVNLITRFVLRRSLPLRTQAEDHLRASGLDYTIIRPGGLRGPGKAPTGQGLLSEDRNAFGFIHRADLARLILATLDDPRTIGLTLAAMDPGIRTPWQ; encoded by the coding sequence ATGCACATCGTGAAGCGGTTGCTGAAGATCATCGGCGGCCTCGTGCTGCTGCTGGTGCTGGCGGTCGGCGGCCTGGCGCTGACCGTGCGCGCGCGCCAGCCAGCCACGGTGCTGGAGCTGGCGCCCGCCGCCGCGCAGGCGCGGGATCCGCGGCCGGTGCTGGTCTTTGGCGCCTCCGGCGGGCTCGGCGTGGAACTGGCGAAAGCGCTGCGTGCCCGCGGGCAGCCGGTGACCGCGGCGGTGCGCGCCAGCTCCGATCGCAGCGCGCTCGTCCCGCTTGGCGTCAGCTTCGTCGTGGCCGACGCCCTCGACGCCAGCTCGGTGGCGGCCGCGTTGCGCAGCGCGGACTACCAGGCCGTGATCAGCACCATCGGCTGCCTGCGCTGCGAGCCATCCCCCGATTTCCTCGGCAACCGCAACATCATCGATGCCACCCGGGCGGCCGGCGTGCGCCGCATGATCCTGGTCACGACCATCGGCGCCGGCGACAGCTATCCCGCGGTCAATCTCATCACGCGCTTCGTGCTGCGGCGGAGCCTGCCCCTCAGGACCCAGGCCGAAGACCACCTGCGGGCCAGCGGCCTCGACTACACGATCATCCGTCCGGGCGGCCTGCGCGGTCCCGGCAAGGCCCCGACCGGGCAGGGCCTGCTGAGCGAGGACCGCAACGCCTTCGGCTTCATCCACCGCGCCGATCTTGCCCGGCTCATCCTCGCCACACTCGATGATCCGCGTACGATCGGACTGACGCTGGCCGCCATGGACCCTGGCATCCGCACTCCATGGCAGTAG
- a CDS encoding oxidoreductase codes for MARKWNMIVDVAKCDNCRVCFLAVKDEHAGNDFPGYAAAQPAQGHNWLEIKRHERGSAPMVDAHFMPVMCNHCDDAPCMKAARDGAVTRRPDGILIIDPVKSQGQKQIVDACPYGMISWNEDKQIPQAWIFDAHLLDAGWTQTRAEQGCPSGVFRSVKVEDEEMQRIRAEEGLEVLRPELGTKPRVYYKNLHLFTKCFVGGSVVKEAAGVEDCVAGAEVVLRQGGREIGRAVTDAFGEWKIDRLEPGSTGYQVDVTAAAGRFSLQFDLGGESRYLGVMKLAA; via the coding sequence ATGGCTAGGAAGTGGAACATGATCGTCGACGTGGCGAAGTGCGACAACTGCCGCGTCTGTTTCCTGGCGGTCAAGGACGAGCATGCCGGCAATGATTTCCCCGGTTATGCCGCCGCCCAGCCGGCGCAGGGCCACAACTGGCTGGAGATCAAGCGCCACGAGCGGGGCAGCGCCCCCATGGTCGATGCCCACTTCATGCCGGTGATGTGCAACCACTGCGACGATGCGCCCTGCATGAAGGCCGCGAGGGATGGCGCCGTCACCAGGCGCCCCGACGGTATCCTGATCATCGACCCGGTGAAGTCGCAGGGCCAGAAGCAGATCGTCGATGCCTGCCCGTACGGCATGATCTCCTGGAACGAGGACAAGCAGATTCCGCAGGCCTGGATATTCGATGCGCACCTGCTCGATGCCGGCTGGACACAGACCCGCGCCGAGCAGGGCTGTCCGTCGGGGGTCTTCCGCTCGGTCAAGGTCGAGGACGAGGAGATGCAGCGCATCAGGGCCGAGGAAGGCCTCGAGGTGCTCAGGCCCGAGCTCGGCACGAAACCGCGCGTCTACTACAAGAACCTGCACCTCTTCACCAAGTGCTTCGTTGGCGGCTCCGTGGTGAAGGAAGCCGCCGGCGTCGAGGACTGTGTCGCGGGTGCCGAGGTAGTGCTCCGCCAGGGTGGCCGCGAGATCGGCCGTGCGGTCACCGATGCCTTCGGTGAATGGAAGATCGACCGCCTCGAGCCTGGCAGCACCGGCTACCAGGTCGATGTCACCGCAGCCGCCGGCCGGTTCTCCCTGCAGTTCGACCTTGGCGGGGAGAGCCGCTACCTGGGGGTGATGAAGCTCGCGGCATGA
- a CDS encoding YbaN family protein produces MRAPVYRTLGVVALAIGLVGTVLPLLPTTPFLIGAAIFFARSNPEWERRLLAHPTAGPAIRAWIDHQAIPRFAKQAATLPLAASAIGGWFMLDGPWRYLPAACVTIALAWMWSRPSN; encoded by the coding sequence ATGAGGGCTCCGGTTTATCGCACCCTCGGCGTCGTGGCCCTTGCCATCGGCCTGGTCGGCACCGTGCTGCCGCTGCTGCCGACCACGCCGTTCCTGATCGGCGCGGCGATTTTCTTCGCGCGCTCCAATCCAGAGTGGGAGCGCCGCCTGCTGGCACATCCCACCGCGGGACCGGCGATTCGCGCCTGGATCGATCACCAGGCGATCCCGCGCTTCGCCAAGCAGGCAGCCACCCTGCCGCTGGCCGCCAGCGCGATCGGTGGCTGGTTCATGCTCGACGGCCCGTGGCGTTACCTGCCGGCCGCCTGCGTGACCATCGCGCTCGCCTGGATGTGGAGCCGCCCCTCGAACTGA
- a CDS encoding DoxX family protein, with the protein MNDWGKLILRLALGILILLHGLHKLRTGIGPITGMVTGAGLPAVLAYGVYVGEVVAPLLVIAGWYASIGAALIAVNMLFAFGLVHRADLLVLGPAGGWALELQGMFLFAALALALLGPGRHSLNGR; encoded by the coding sequence ATGAATGACTGGGGCAAGCTCATCCTGCGCCTGGCGCTGGGAATCCTCATCCTGCTGCATGGCCTGCACAAGCTGCGCACCGGCATCGGCCCGATCACGGGCATGGTGACCGGCGCGGGACTGCCGGCCGTGCTGGCCTACGGCGTGTACGTCGGCGAGGTGGTGGCACCACTGCTGGTCATCGCGGGATGGTACGCATCGATCGGCGCGGCACTTATCGCCGTCAACATGCTGTTCGCGTTCGGGCTGGTGCACCGCGCCGACCTGCTGGTGCTGGGCCCCGCCGGTGGCTGGGCCCTGGAACTGCAGGGCATGTTCCTGTTCGCGGCACTTGCGCTGGCCCTGCTCGGCCCGGGCCGCCACAGCCTCAACGGCCGCTAG
- a CDS encoding FAD-binding oxidoreductase: MDRAESADIVGTLAACVGHARVITDPTERALLSSDLYAEGTTCAVAIRPADAASLAAAVTAATRAGYAICPRGGGLSYTGGHVPGTARSVVVDTSDLAGIVELDAGGMVLTVRSGTTWESIDQALAPHGLRLPYFGTFSGRRATVGGGLSGGALFFGTARYGAAADNVLDLEVVCADGRILRTGQAAFHHGKPFYRTHGPDYTGLFLHDGGAFGIKTEATFRLIERPAHTGFLSWAFPDVWSAAAALSDIGRSGASEEAYVFDPATTARGMAASNLGSDLRRLRGIVTGQGSIIAGLRAGAKVVMAGKQLVPEGWYSLHLVAAGRSAAALAADLEQCASLLARHGGQEIPCSIPMGIRAAPFDNLNGVLGPRGERWLALNAKLRHGDARQIIERFDALVAGHRERMAAARVTHSILLSAMNTHAFSFEAVFHWPDRWLPLHRAVADPAFLSGLPPDTPNPAGAALVAELRERTLDLFDELGVASNQIGRTYRYYDNLAPETRALLDSLKAALDPRGLMNPGVLASQRHR, encoded by the coding sequence ATGGACCGAGCGGAATCAGCGGACATCGTCGGCACCCTGGCGGCATGCGTGGGGCACGCGCGTGTGATCACCGACCCGACGGAGCGGGCGTTGCTCAGCAGTGACCTCTATGCCGAGGGCACGACCTGTGCCGTGGCCATCCGCCCGGCCGATGCCGCCTCGCTGGCGGCCGCGGTGACAGCGGCGACCCGTGCCGGCTACGCCATCTGTCCTCGCGGCGGCGGCCTCTCCTACACCGGCGGCCATGTCCCCGGCACTGCACGCTCGGTAGTCGTCGACACGAGCGACCTGGCCGGCATCGTCGAACTCGATGCCGGCGGTATGGTCCTCACCGTGCGCAGCGGTACCACCTGGGAAAGCATCGACCAGGCGCTGGCTCCCCACGGGCTGCGGCTGCCCTATTTCGGCACCTTTTCCGGGCGCCGGGCCACGGTGGGTGGCGGACTGTCCGGCGGCGCGCTGTTCTTTGGCACGGCCCGCTACGGCGCGGCCGCGGACAACGTCCTCGACCTCGAGGTCGTCTGTGCCGACGGCCGGATCCTGCGGACCGGCCAGGCCGCGTTCCATCATGGCAAACCGTTCTATCGCACCCACGGGCCGGACTACACCGGGTTGTTCCTCCACGATGGGGGCGCGTTCGGCATCAAGACGGAAGCCACGTTCCGGCTGATCGAACGGCCGGCGCACACCGGTTTCCTCTCCTGGGCCTTCCCTGACGTGTGGAGCGCTGCCGCCGCGCTCTCCGACATCGGCCGCAGCGGGGCCAGCGAAGAGGCCTACGTGTTCGACCCGGCGACCACGGCCCGAGGCATGGCGGCCAGCAACCTCGGCAGCGACCTGCGCCGGCTGCGCGGCATCGTCACCGGCCAGGGCAGCATCATCGCCGGGTTGCGGGCCGGGGCGAAGGTGGTCATGGCCGGCAAGCAGCTGGTACCCGAGGGCTGGTATTCGCTGCACCTCGTCGCTGCCGGCCGGTCGGCGGCCGCGCTGGCGGCGGACCTGGAACAGTGCGCCAGCCTGCTTGCCCGGCATGGGGGACAGGAGATCCCCTGCTCCATCCCCATGGGCATCCGGGCCGCGCCCTTCGACAACCTCAACGGCGTGCTCGGCCCGCGGGGCGAGCGCTGGCTGGCCCTCAACGCCAAGCTGCGGCATGGCGATGCGCGGCAGATCATCGAGCGGTTCGACGCGCTCGTCGCCGGCCACCGCGAGCGCATGGCGGCGGCCCGGGTGACGCATTCGATCCTGCTGTCCGCCATGAACACCCATGCCTTCAGCTTCGAGGCGGTCTTCCACTGGCCCGACCGCTGGCTGCCGCTGCACAGGGCGGTTGCCGACCCGGCATTCCTCTCCGGGCTGCCGCCGGATACACCCAATCCCGCCGGCGCGGCACTGGTGGCCGAGTTGCGCGAACGCACGCTGGACCTGTTCGATGAGCTCGGCGTCGCTTCCAACCAGATCGGGCGCACCTACCGCTACTACGACAACCTGGCGCCGGAGACGCGGGCACTGCTCGATTCGCTGAAGGCTGCACTCGATCCCCGGGGCCTGATGAACCCGGGCGTGCTGGCCTCGCAACGCCACCGCTGA
- a CDS encoding LLM class flavin-dependent oxidoreductase yields the protein MQIHIILEPDVTANQLREIGLLAEAQGIAGLWLQNYATGADPFMNLVPLAQASSRIRLGVVIVSPQEMHPLKIATSLLTLNELSAGRAMVTLGRGGEWLGVIGGQFSPKVAALQEAITIVRHAARGKGRTWAGFSVPGKHFRAQYFRTPWVTQDQPALVYAGVTRDRMLAMGAQTADGVMLADLGLPRVVADRVRVVREALAATGRPASELRISDFVGWHVKEDPQAVAYEARRELVIRAWLVREWLEPFLTPEENDLVQRSKPAFVKAYRERKGTIEGVPDEILRKLIGGLTITSTADRMEEPLQRLQDFADAGLDEICLRLHDDPADSIRIIGRHVIPRFGGG from the coding sequence ATGCAGATCCACATCATCCTCGAGCCGGACGTCACGGCAAACCAGTTGCGCGAGATCGGCCTGCTTGCGGAAGCGCAGGGGATCGCCGGCCTGTGGTTGCAGAACTACGCGACAGGTGCCGATCCGTTCATGAACCTGGTGCCGCTGGCACAGGCCTCGAGCCGTATCCGCCTCGGGGTGGTGATCGTCAGCCCGCAGGAGATGCATCCGCTGAAGATCGCCACATCCCTGCTGACGCTGAACGAGTTGTCGGCTGGCCGGGCCATGGTGACGCTGGGGCGCGGCGGCGAATGGCTGGGCGTGATCGGTGGCCAGTTCAGTCCCAAGGTGGCGGCCCTGCAGGAGGCGATCACCATCGTGCGGCACGCCGCCCGCGGCAAGGGCCGGACATGGGCCGGCTTCAGCGTGCCGGGCAAGCACTTTCGTGCGCAGTATTTCCGCACCCCCTGGGTGACCCAGGACCAGCCGGCACTGGTCTACGCGGGCGTCACGCGCGACCGCATGCTGGCCATGGGCGCCCAGACCGCCGACGGTGTCATGCTCGCCGACCTGGGCCTGCCGCGGGTGGTGGCCGATCGCGTGCGCGTGGTGCGCGAGGCGCTGGCCGCCACGGGCCGCCCGGCATCGGAGCTGCGCATCAGCGACTTCGTCGGCTGGCACGTCAAGGAAGATCCGCAGGCGGTGGCCTACGAGGCGCGGCGTGAGCTGGTGATCCGCGCCTGGCTGGTGCGCGAGTGGCTGGAGCCCTTCCTCACGCCGGAGGAGAACGACCTGGTCCAGCGCAGCAAGCCGGCCTTCGTCAAGGCATACCGCGAGCGCAAGGGTACGATCGAGGGCGTGCCCGACGAGATCCTGCGCAAGCTGATCGGCGGGCTGACCATCACCAGCACCGCCGATCGCATGGAGGAGCCGTTGCAGCGTCTGCAGGATTTCGCCGATGCCGGGCTCGACGAGATCTGCCTGCGGCTGCACGACGATCCCGCGGATTCGATCCGCATCATCGGCCGCCACGTCATCCCGCGCTTCGGCGGCGGCTGA